A single region of the Pan troglodytes isolate AG18354 chromosome 18, NHGRI_mPanTro3-v2.0_pri, whole genome shotgun sequence genome encodes:
- the VN1R4 gene encoding vomeronasal type-1 receptor 3 produces the protein MASKDFAIGMILSQIMVGFLGNFFLLYHYSFLHFTRGMLQSTDLILKHLTIANSLVILSKGIPQTMAAFGLKDSLSDIGCKFVFYVHRVGRAVCTGNACLLSVFQVITISPSEFRWAELKLHAHKYIRSFILVLCWILNMLVNITVPLHVTGKWNSINSTKTNDYGYCSGGSRSRIPHSLHIVLLSSLDVLCLGLMTLASGSMVFILHRLKQQVQHIHGTNLSPRSSPESRVAQSILVLVSTLCYFTRSPPSLHMSLFPNPSWWPLNASALITACFPTVSPFVLMSRHPRLGSACCGRNPQFPKLVR, from the coding sequence ATGGCCTCCAAGGATTTTGCAATAGGCATGATCTTATCTCAGATCATGGTTGGATTCCTggggaatttctttcttctttaccaCTATAGTTTCCTTCATTTCACCAGAGGTATGTTACAGTCCACAGATCTGATTCTCAAGCATCTGACCATAGCCAACTCCTTGGTTATACTCTCTAAAGGAATCCCGCAAACAATGGCTGCTTTTGGGTTGAAAGATTCCCTCAGTGATATTGGATGCAAATTTGTGTTTTATGTTCACAGAGTGGGCAGGGCTGTGTGCACTGGCAATGCCTGCCTCCTGAGTGTCTTCCAGGTCATCACCATCAGCCCCAGTGAATTCAGGTGGGCAGAGCTGAAGCTACATGCTCACAAATACATCAGGTCTTTTATCCTGGTCCTGTGCTGGATTCTGAACATGCTGGTAAATATTACTGTTCCTCTACATGTGACTGGCAAGTGGAACAGCATAAATAGCACAAAGACAAATGATTATGGATATTGTTCTGGAGGAAGTAGGAGCAGAATTCCACATTCATTACATATTGTCTTGTTATCATCCCTTGATGTTTTGTGTTTGGGGCTCATGACCTTGGCCAGTGGCTCCATGGTTTTTATCCTGCACAGGCTCAAGCAGCAGGTCCAGCACATTCATGGGACCAACCTCTCCCCCAGATCCTCCCCTGAGTCCAGAGTCGCCCAAAGCATCCTGGTCCTGGTGAGCACCTTGTGTTACTTTACTCGCTCTCCTCCATCTTTACATATGTCTCTTTTTCCTAATCCCAGTTGGTGGCCGTTGAAcgcctctgcactgatcactgcCTGTTTTCCCACGGTCAGCCCCTTTGTGCTCATGAGCCGCCATCCCAGGCTGGGCTCTGCCTGCTGTGGAAGGAATCCACAGTTTCCTAAGCTGGTCAGATAG